The Planctomycetaceae bacterium genome contains a region encoding:
- a CDS encoding DUF447 family protein — translation MIVEGILTSVDSAGTLNVAPMGPIVHGDFERLTLRPFQTSTTFRNLIETGCGVFHVVDRVDLIAKAAIGRLDENPPTEPARAVNGRVLQDCCRWFEFRITDRDLSDQRSVLHAEIVHSQQRRPFFGFNRARHAVIEAAILATRIHLTGTEPVLTAFETLHSAVDKTGGEEERQAFELLQDYVTHWSNSQHPGACQDAKAIFQPPEPEGLQRISDSEQKHEV, via the coding sequence ATGATTGTCGAAGGAATCCTAACCAGCGTCGACAGCGCCGGCACGCTCAACGTCGCTCCCATGGGACCGATCGTGCATGGCGATTTTGAACGACTGACATTGCGTCCGTTTCAGACATCGACAACATTTCGCAACCTGATCGAAACCGGTTGCGGCGTGTTTCATGTCGTGGACCGCGTTGACCTGATCGCGAAGGCAGCGATCGGACGACTGGACGAAAATCCGCCCACCGAACCCGCTCGCGCGGTCAACGGCCGAGTACTGCAAGACTGCTGCAGGTGGTTTGAATTCCGCATCACGGACCGCGACCTGTCCGACCAGCGTTCGGTGCTGCACGCCGAGATCGTTCATTCACAGCAGCGCCGCCCGTTCTTCGGCTTCAACCGAGCTCGCCATGCGGTGATCGAAGCAGCGATCCTTGCAACTCGAATTCATCTGACAGGAACCGAACCGGTGCTGACCGCGTTCGAAACGCTGCACTCAGCGGTCGACAAGACCGGCGGCGAAGAAGAACGTCAGGCTTTCGAGTTGCTGCAAGATTACGTCACCCACTGGTCGAACTCGCAGCATCCAGGTGCATGTCAGGATGCCAAAGCCATTTTTCAGCCACCGGAACCGGAAGGTCTCCAACGCATCAGCGACTCCGAGCAAAAGCACGAGGTCTGA